One Sediminibacillus dalangtanensis genomic region harbors:
- a CDS encoding pyruvate, water dikinase regulatory protein encodes MAKPFVYIVSDSVGETAELVVKAALSQFDNSGEYHLHRVPYVENLEILDETIKQAEEKGAIIGFTLVNPTFRRHLLEESAARKIECIDIMGPLIDAMEKVYQKKPRLEPGLVHKLDEDYFKRVEAIEFAVRYDDGRDPRGIAKADIVLIGVSRTSKTPLSQYLAHKRLKVANVPIVPEVDPPEELFQVDPNRCIGLKISPEKLNDIRKERLKALGLGDQASYANRERILQELDHFEKVVERIGCHVINVSNKAVEETANVILNIRKQLLLNGKP; translated from the coding sequence ATGGCGAAACCATTTGTGTATATTGTTTCAGACTCGGTCGGAGAGACAGCGGAATTAGTGGTCAAAGCAGCTCTCAGTCAGTTTGATAACAGTGGAGAATATCATCTTCATCGTGTGCCTTACGTTGAAAACCTGGAGATACTTGATGAAACCATCAAACAGGCGGAGGAAAAAGGGGCAATAATCGGGTTTACCTTGGTAAATCCGACTTTCCGCAGACATCTTCTGGAGGAATCGGCTGCAAGAAAGATTGAATGCATTGATATCATGGGGCCGCTTATAGATGCCATGGAAAAAGTCTATCAAAAAAAACCGCGGCTCGAGCCTGGATTGGTTCATAAATTGGATGAAGATTATTTTAAACGGGTAGAAGCGATAGAATTTGCTGTACGGTATGACGATGGAAGAGATCCGAGGGGAATAGCGAAAGCAGATATTGTATTGATTGGTGTTTCCCGGACTTCAAAAACACCCCTTTCGCAATACCTTGCACACAAACGGCTTAAGGTTGCCAATGTACCGATAGTACCAGAAGTGGATCCTCCGGAAGAATTGTTTCAAGTAGATCCCAATCGTTGCATTGGTTTGAAAATCAGTCCAGAAAAATTAAACGATATCCGGAAGGAGCGCTTAAAGGCTCTTGGTCTGGGAGATCAGGCCAGTTATGCTAATCGTGAACGAATTTTGCAAGAGCTTGATCATTTTGAAAAAGTGGTGGAAAGAATCGGTTGTCACGTGATAAACGTCTCGAATAAAGCGGTAGAAGAAACCGCCAATGTTATTCTGAATATAAGAAAGCAATTACTATTGAATGGAAAACCATGA
- a CDS encoding helix-turn-helix transcriptional regulator encodes MELSNRQQQIIEIVKKHGPITGENIAEKLQLTRATLRPDLSVLTMSGFLDARPRVGYFFTGKTGFELLSEKLKEVKVRDFQSIPIVIKENDSVYDAISKMFLEDVGTLFVVDDQSLLTGVVSRKDLLRASLGNQDLASLPVNIIMTRMPNVTICRKDDFLIGAAKQLINKQIDGLPVVEDTEKGLQVIGRITKTNMTKALVEFTSNDNLQGG; translated from the coding sequence ATGGAACTTTCCAATCGTCAGCAGCAGATTATTGAGATTGTAAAAAAACATGGTCCGATTACTGGGGAGAATATAGCGGAAAAACTCCAATTGACAAGAGCAACACTCCGACCAGATTTATCCGTCCTCACCATGTCCGGCTTTTTGGATGCCCGTCCGAGAGTGGGGTATTTTTTCACTGGGAAAACCGGCTTTGAATTGCTTTCTGAAAAACTGAAAGAAGTGAAAGTCCGGGATTTTCAATCCATACCCATCGTGATTAAAGAAAATGACTCGGTGTATGATGCCATCAGCAAAATGTTTCTGGAGGATGTCGGCACGTTGTTCGTTGTGGACGATCAATCACTTTTGACGGGCGTTGTTTCCCGTAAGGACTTGTTGCGGGCAAGTCTTGGGAATCAGGACTTAGCCAGCCTTCCAGTTAATATCATCATGACAAGAATGCCGAATGTGACGATTTGCAGAAAAGATGATTTTCTCATCGGAGCAGCAAAACAACTGATCAATAAACAAATCGATGGTCTTCCAGTGGTAGAAGATACAGAAAAAGGTTTACAGGTTATCGGCCGTATTACCAAAACGAATATGACAAAAGCATTAGTGGAATTTACCAGTAATGATAACTTGCAGGGAGGTTAG
- the glyS gene encoding glycine--tRNA ligase subunit beta, translated as MTTTNILFEIGLEEMPARFLDDAQKQLHEKTTAWLDELRVPYQGIEVYVTPRRLAVVIKDAAEKQPDIEEEAKGPAKSIALDENGEWTKAAVGFSRGQGKTVKDIYTKEVNGTEYIFVRKFIEGRKTLDLLQGFKDVVLKMNFPKSMRWSDLNLRYVRPIRWITALFGSEIVPLEIAGVTASNITYGHRFLGESIELSSAEKYRNKLKDQYVIVKPSEREEKIRKEIEQLQEKKNWKVPVDADLLDEVKHLVEYPTVFSGSFDEEFLEIPEEALITSMKEHQRYFPVRDSEGSLLPNFVAVRNGNSDFIETVARGNEKVLRARLSDARFFFEEDKKQSIASNVKKLEKMVFQEKLGTIADKVSRVTQLTGQISDLIDLDALVRKRAVRAAEISKFDLVTNMVNEFTELQGIMGEKYALLFGENEQTAKAINEHYMPRHAGDTLPASTEGALVSVADKLDTIIGCISVGIIPSGSQDPYGLRRQAIGVLQILKNQNWQVKLEQLLEKTYQQFEAKGIPTRSKQETLEDVSEFFTHRAGYIMKEAGIDQDVIEAVLHAGIGIFQFTFDKALVLADKRQDESFKSAQEGLGRVLNLAGKTETREVKKELFENDTETELNAAVERLLPGYQQTLEQQKAKQAIETLAELAEPIHAFFDHTMVMAKEEKLKNNRLALLNKIATMVYQYADLSKVQWKQQF; from the coding sequence ATGACAACAACTAATATATTATTCGAAATAGGGCTGGAAGAAATGCCGGCACGTTTTCTCGATGATGCACAGAAACAATTGCATGAAAAAACAACCGCCTGGCTGGATGAATTGCGGGTACCTTATCAAGGCATCGAAGTATATGTAACACCGCGGCGGCTGGCTGTCGTTATCAAGGATGCTGCTGAAAAACAACCAGATATCGAGGAAGAAGCAAAAGGTCCTGCGAAAAGCATTGCACTAGATGAAAATGGCGAGTGGACAAAGGCAGCGGTTGGATTCTCACGCGGGCAGGGAAAAACTGTAAAAGACATCTATACAAAAGAAGTAAATGGTACCGAATATATTTTTGTCCGTAAATTTATCGAAGGAAGAAAGACCCTTGATTTGTTACAGGGATTCAAAGATGTCGTGTTAAAGATGAACTTTCCTAAAAGTATGCGGTGGAGTGATTTGAACCTTCGTTATGTAAGACCAATCCGTTGGATCACTGCCTTGTTCGGGAGCGAGATCGTTCCCTTGGAAATTGCAGGTGTGACAGCATCTAACATAACATACGGACATCGTTTTCTCGGGGAATCGATTGAATTATCATCTGCTGAAAAGTATCGTAATAAGCTTAAAGATCAGTATGTAATAGTGAAGCCTTCCGAGAGGGAGGAGAAAATCCGAAAGGAAATTGAACAATTACAGGAAAAGAAAAACTGGAAGGTACCAGTTGATGCCGATTTATTGGATGAAGTAAAACATTTAGTTGAATATCCTACTGTTTTTTCTGGTTCTTTTGATGAAGAATTTCTTGAGATCCCAGAAGAGGCGCTAATTACCTCCATGAAAGAACACCAACGTTATTTTCCAGTGCGGGATAGCGAAGGTAGCTTGCTACCCAACTTTGTCGCTGTAAGAAACGGAAATAGCGATTTTATAGAAACAGTTGCCCGTGGAAATGAAAAAGTGTTAAGAGCTAGACTTTCCGATGCAAGATTCTTTTTTGAAGAAGACAAGAAGCAATCCATTGCCAGCAATGTGAAGAAATTGGAAAAGATGGTTTTTCAAGAAAAGCTGGGAACCATTGCGGACAAAGTGAGCCGTGTTACTCAATTAACCGGACAAATAAGTGATTTGATCGATTTAGATGCTCTAGTACGAAAGCGGGCAGTTCGAGCGGCTGAAATTTCGAAGTTTGATTTGGTTACCAACATGGTCAACGAGTTTACAGAACTCCAAGGTATAATGGGAGAAAAATACGCCCTTTTGTTCGGTGAAAACGAACAAACAGCTAAGGCGATTAACGAGCACTATATGCCACGGCATGCAGGAGATACTCTCCCTGCTTCGACAGAAGGGGCTCTTGTAAGTGTTGCTGATAAACTGGATACCATTATCGGCTGTATTTCCGTCGGTATAATTCCTAGTGGTTCTCAGGATCCATATGGACTGAGACGACAAGCTATCGGCGTGCTGCAAATCTTAAAAAATCAAAACTGGCAAGTGAAACTGGAGCAGTTGCTTGAGAAAACTTATCAGCAGTTTGAAGCGAAGGGAATCCCAACCCGGAGTAAACAAGAGACATTGGAAGATGTGTCTGAATTCTTTACTCACCGGGCTGGTTATATCATGAAGGAAGCAGGAATCGACCAGGATGTCATCGAAGCAGTTCTGCATGCCGGCATAGGTATTTTTCAATTCACGTTCGATAAAGCTCTTGTTTTGGCAGATAAAAGACAGGATGAATCCTTTAAATCTGCACAAGAAGGATTGGGTCGTGTTCTGAATTTGGCAGGTAAGACGGAGACAAGAGAAGTCAAAAAAGAATTGTTCGAAAATGATACAGAAACCGAATTGAATGCAGCAGTGGAGCGATTGTTGCCTGGCTATCAGCAGACTTTAGAGCAACAAAAGGCAAAGCAAGCTATAGAGACTTTGGCTGAATTGGCTGAACCAATCCATGCTTTTTTCGATCATACCATGGTAATGGCGAAAGAGGAGAAGCTGAAAAATAACCGGCTTGCATTATTGAATAAAATAGCTACGATGGTTTATCAATACGCCGACCTGTCAAAAGTGCAGTGGAAACAGCAATTCTGA
- the glyQ gene encoding glycine--tRNA ligase subunit alpha has translation MNIQQMILTLQKHWSDQNCILMQAYDVEKGAGTMSPMTLLRSLGPEPWNVAYVEPSRRPADGRYGQNPNRLYQHHQFQVIMKPSPDNIQDLYLDSLRALGIDPLQHDIRFVEDNWENPTLGAAGLGWEVWLDGMEITQFTYFQQIGGLEAKPVAVELTYGIERLASYIQDKENVFDLEWTNGVTVSDIFLQPEYEHSKYTFEESDTDMLFDLFATYEKEAKRTMENGLVFPAYDYVLKCSHTFNLLDAKGVISVTERTGYISRVRNLAREIAKIYVEERERLGFPMLKEAANNDNN, from the coding sequence ATGAATATTCAGCAAATGATTCTAACTTTGCAAAAGCATTGGTCAGATCAAAACTGTATTTTAATGCAGGCGTATGATGTCGAGAAAGGGGCTGGGACAATGTCGCCAATGACATTGTTACGCAGTCTTGGACCTGAACCTTGGAATGTTGCATATGTAGAGCCGTCCCGCCGGCCGGCAGACGGCAGATATGGACAGAATCCGAATCGTTTGTATCAGCACCATCAATTTCAAGTGATCATGAAACCTTCACCCGACAACATTCAAGATTTATATTTAGATTCTTTGCGGGCATTGGGTATTGATCCCCTGCAGCATGATATCCGGTTTGTTGAAGATAATTGGGAAAACCCTACTCTTGGTGCGGCCGGACTTGGTTGGGAAGTGTGGCTGGACGGCATGGAGATTACTCAATTCACGTATTTTCAACAAATCGGCGGGCTCGAAGCAAAGCCGGTAGCGGTTGAATTGACTTATGGAATTGAACGACTTGCTTCTTATATCCAGGATAAAGAAAATGTGTTTGATTTAGAGTGGACGAATGGAGTCACCGTTTCTGATATCTTCCTCCAGCCTGAATATGAACATTCCAAATACACATTTGAAGAGTCCGATACAGATATGCTGTTTGATCTGTTTGCGACTTATGAGAAGGAAGCAAAACGGACGATGGAGAACGGCCTTGTATTCCCAGCTTATGACTATGTATTGAAGTGCTCCCACACCTTTAATCTTTTGGATGCCAAAGGAGTTATCTCCGTAACCGAAAGAACCGGATACATCTCCCGGGTGAGAAACTTGGCGCGGGAAATAGCCAAAATATATGTGGAAGAGCGTGAGCGTCTAGGTTTCCCTATGTTGAAGGAGGCAGCAAACAATGACAACAACTAA
- the recO gene encoding DNA repair protein RecO encodes MFEKTEGIILRTQDYGETHKIVTILTPSHGKIGVVARGAKKPKSRMAAITQPFIHGQFLIQTGRNLGTLQQGEVLSSFRAIREDIVKTAYATYLAELTDKLVETNNYDPFLFQQLDQTFTWIAEGKDAEILTIIYELKIYQRAGFAPELQQCVNCGNPEGPFAFSTAEGGYLCPRCRHIDEYAVSLPGNLSRILSMFTTIDIERIGNISIKPENKQLLKKLMEEYYEQYGGYHIKSKKFLDQLDLLK; translated from the coding sequence TTGTTTGAGAAAACAGAGGGCATCATTCTGCGGACGCAGGATTACGGGGAAACGCATAAAATTGTGACAATATTGACGCCATCACACGGGAAAATCGGCGTAGTTGCGAGGGGAGCAAAAAAACCGAAAAGCAGGATGGCTGCCATCACGCAACCATTTATACATGGTCAATTTTTAATACAGACCGGGAGAAATCTCGGTACACTTCAACAAGGGGAAGTGCTATCTTCCTTTCGGGCGATACGGGAGGATATTGTTAAAACCGCATACGCCACTTATCTTGCAGAATTGACAGATAAGTTGGTAGAAACGAATAATTATGATCCTTTTTTATTTCAACAGCTGGATCAGACGTTTACCTGGATTGCCGAAGGGAAAGATGCGGAAATACTGACCATTATTTATGAATTGAAAATTTACCAGCGGGCAGGTTTCGCACCTGAATTGCAACAGTGTGTCAATTGTGGAAATCCTGAAGGACCATTTGCTTTTTCGACTGCAGAAGGCGGTTATCTTTGCCCGCGTTGCCGTCATATCGATGAGTATGCAGTATCCTTGCCGGGAAACCTATCAAGAATACTTTCGATGTTTACCACCATAGATATAGAACGGATCGGCAATATTTCAATTAAACCGGAAAATAAGCAGCTGTTGAAAAAACTAATGGAGGAGTATTATGAGCAGTATGGCGGTTATCATATCAAGTCAAAAAAGTTTTTAGACCAGCTGGACTTATTGAAATAG
- a CDS encoding YqzL family protein → MLDFPWKIFSQTGNIETYLLMKEMESYYDEESSVNPNYKEQLQELDRNL, encoded by the coding sequence GTGCTCGACTTTCCCTGGAAAATATTCAGTCAAACAGGAAACATTGAAACCTATTTACTGATGAAAGAAATGGAATCTTACTACGATGAAGAATCGTCTGTTAATCCAAACTATAAAGAACAACTTCAAGAACTTGATCGAAATTTATAA
- the era gene encoding GTPase Era yields MDAAYKSGFISIIGRPNVGKSTFMNRVIGQKIAIMSDKPQTTRNKIQGVLTEKDAQMVFIDTPGIHKPKHKLGDFMVKVAENTLNEVDAVMFMINAEEGYGRGDQFILDRLQNVSNPVFLIINKIDQVHPDDLLPLIDEYKDRYDFEEIIPISALEGNNVDHLLHVLKSHLPEGPQYYPEDQITDHPERFIISELIREKALQLTREEIPHSIAVVIDNIEVREKGGSVFIQATVVTERKSQKGIIIGKQGSMLKEIGKRARQDIEALLGTKIYLELWVKVQKDWRNRPSQLTEYGFSSEEY; encoded by the coding sequence ATGGATGCAGCATACAAATCAGGATTTATATCAATAATCGGCAGGCCGAACGTCGGAAAATCGACGTTTATGAATCGAGTGATCGGACAAAAAATTGCAATTATGAGCGATAAACCGCAAACTACACGCAATAAAATCCAAGGGGTTTTAACGGAAAAAGATGCCCAAATGGTTTTTATCGATACTCCTGGAATCCACAAACCGAAGCACAAGCTTGGTGATTTCATGGTGAAAGTCGCAGAAAATACGCTAAACGAAGTGGATGCGGTAATGTTCATGATCAATGCGGAAGAAGGATACGGAAGAGGCGACCAGTTTATTCTGGATCGCTTACAGAACGTCTCCAATCCAGTTTTTTTAATCATCAATAAAATTGATCAGGTACATCCCGATGACCTGCTCCCGCTAATCGATGAGTATAAAGACAGATATGATTTTGAGGAAATCATCCCGATTTCAGCATTGGAAGGCAACAATGTTGACCATTTGCTTCACGTTTTAAAATCTCATTTACCGGAAGGACCACAGTATTATCCGGAAGATCAAATTACTGATCACCCGGAACGGTTCATTATCAGTGAATTGATAAGGGAAAAAGCACTACAGCTGACTAGAGAAGAAATTCCCCATTCCATTGCAGTGGTCATTGACAATATAGAGGTAAGGGAAAAAGGTGGAAGTGTTTTTATACAAGCTACGGTTGTAACCGAGAGAAAATCACAAAAGGGAATCATTATTGGCAAACAGGGCTCAATGCTCAAGGAAATCGGAAAACGTGCAAGACAGGATATAGAAGCATTGCTGGGAACCAAGATATACTTAGAGCTATGGGTGAAAGTACAAAAGGATTGGCGCAACAGGCCCAGTCAATTGACGGAGTATGGATTTAGCAGTGAAGAATATTGA
- a CDS encoding diacylglycerol kinase: MRSDLKGNKRKRTVGFAFAVRGWKHAWKERNLRIQVGVAAAALVLGAFFRITAIEWLILVIVIGMVIAMEMINTAVERLLDYVAPEFHPKAGAIKDIAAGSVLAVAVAAAVVGTIIFLPRIAQLF, translated from the coding sequence ATGCGTTCGGACTTGAAAGGAAATAAACGAAAGCGGACAGTCGGTTTCGCTTTTGCTGTGCGGGGGTGGAAACATGCTTGGAAGGAGCGGAATTTGCGAATTCAGGTTGGCGTAGCCGCTGCTGCTTTGGTGCTGGGGGCCTTTTTCCGGATCACTGCAATCGAATGGCTAATTCTCGTTATTGTGATTGGCATGGTTATTGCTATGGAAATGATCAATACTGCGGTCGAACGGCTGCTTGATTATGTAGCTCCGGAATTCCATCCCAAAGCGGGAGCTATTAAGGATATTGCTGCTGGTTCCGTTCTGGCCGTGGCTGTTGCAGCCGCGGTAGTGGGAACAATCATTTTCCTACCGAGAATTGCACAGTTGTTTTGA
- the ybeY gene encoding rRNA maturation RNase YbeY, with amino-acid sequence MHIDFHDQTNKVEEGTTDLIQRLLTFAAEKEEITDESEVSVNFVDNGEIQIINRNYRQQDKPTDVISFAMQEEGEGELKVIGEDIPLVLGDIVISVDKAAEQAEEYGHSIQREFGFLALHGFLHLLGYDHIRKEDERKMFQRQEEILNAFGLERK; translated from the coding sequence ATGCATATCGATTTTCATGATCAAACAAACAAAGTAGAAGAAGGTACCACCGATCTGATTCAGCGGCTTTTAACTTTCGCTGCAGAAAAGGAAGAAATTACGGATGAATCGGAGGTTTCTGTTAATTTTGTCGATAATGGGGAGATTCAAATCATCAATCGCAACTATCGGCAACAGGACAAGCCGACAGATGTAATTTCTTTCGCCATGCAGGAAGAGGGCGAAGGAGAGCTGAAAGTAATCGGGGAAGATATCCCATTAGTTCTTGGCGACATCGTGATATCTGTCGATAAAGCTGCCGAACAGGCAGAAGAATATGGACATTCCATTCAAAGGGAATTTGGTTTTTTAGCCTTGCATGGATTCTTACACCTTCTTGGCTATGATCATATACGAAAAGAAGACGAGCGGAAAATGTTCCAGCGACAAGAGGAAATTTTGAATGCGTTCGGACTTGAAAGGAAATAA
- a CDS encoding HD family phosphohydrolase, translated as MKHYWKRFKQLPVYQNKWLKISLAVLLLCIFFFFITLSNVYTETYNIERFNEAKETIRSPLSIENKKETERERREAIQAVEDRYEISSEITQERAGYVNELFEAIDKLEEEEKASKARDEEDTPAATDKEKAQKLQQIISPKLSEALDREELIELINASSEKRSLAKELLTTSIYEVMNDGVTTETVENAVKSVNEKLQYSSLSDEMKEVLYILSDFAIVENSFYDAEKTVEAQKHASNNVEPVMIRAGEIIVTEGQTITNEIYEQLKLVGLLNDDRNVYPLIGLILLILLIGGTIVYEMHIHSKKRELDVRKIASIILISVLMVSLMKVASVFTDSVNQLFFLVPAATGAMLLKILLDERLALAMSILYSILASLIFNAEIPGSLNMEAGIYLLFSQLAGIIFLVSLKDRIAILKAGIGITLVHILTVLLFLFLSFEKYAIADILTFSGYGVVAAFLSSVLTIGLLPFFETGLGILSDTKLLTLSNPNHPLLRKILIEAPGTYHHSVMVANLSEIACEAAGANGLLARVAAYYHDLGKTEQPHYFIENQMGITNPHDMLQPKQSAEIIINHPYAGAHLLRKHKLPKEIVDIAEQHHGKSLLQFFYHKAKEQNKQVNESDYRYPGPLPQTKEAAIVCICDSIEAAVRSLKEPTNEKIEEIVTSIIHQKLMDGQLNDAPLTFKELEKIRKAICETLNGIFHSRIQYPTDQEVKEAN; from the coding sequence ATGAAGCATTACTGGAAACGGTTTAAACAATTACCGGTTTATCAGAACAAATGGCTGAAAATTAGTTTGGCAGTTTTGCTGTTGTGCATTTTTTTCTTTTTTATCACGCTTTCTAATGTCTATACCGAAACATACAATATTGAGCGGTTCAATGAAGCCAAAGAAACTATCCGCTCCCCTTTGTCTATTGAAAACAAAAAAGAGACAGAGCGTGAAAGAAGAGAAGCGATTCAGGCAGTGGAAGACAGGTATGAAATATCATCGGAAATAACCCAGGAACGGGCAGGATATGTCAATGAACTATTTGAAGCAATCGATAAGCTTGAAGAGGAAGAAAAAGCTTCGAAGGCTAGGGATGAGGAAGATACCCCTGCTGCTACGGATAAGGAGAAAGCGCAAAAGCTGCAACAAATCATTTCACCGAAGCTGAGTGAAGCGCTCGACCGGGAAGAATTGATTGAATTAATCAATGCCAGTTCGGAAAAACGATCACTGGCTAAAGAATTACTGACCACCTCTATTTATGAAGTAATGAATGACGGCGTGACAACGGAAACAGTAGAAAACGCCGTGAAAAGTGTAAATGAGAAGCTCCAATATTCTAGTTTAAGCGATGAGATGAAAGAAGTTCTCTACATACTCAGTGATTTTGCCATAGTGGAAAATTCGTTTTACGATGCGGAAAAAACTGTGGAAGCCCAAAAACATGCTTCAAACAATGTGGAACCAGTCATGATCCGGGCTGGTGAGATCATTGTAACCGAAGGACAGACAATCACCAATGAAATTTATGAGCAATTGAAATTGGTCGGTCTGTTGAACGATGATCGAAATGTATATCCGCTGATCGGTCTTATCTTGTTGATTCTTTTAATCGGGGGTACCATCGTTTATGAGATGCATATCCATTCCAAAAAACGGGAATTGGATGTTAGGAAGATTGCTTCCATTATTTTAATAAGTGTGTTGATGGTATCATTAATGAAAGTGGCAAGTGTTTTCACGGATTCAGTCAATCAACTGTTTTTTCTGGTTCCTGCAGCAACAGGCGCGATGTTGTTGAAAATTTTGCTCGATGAACGACTGGCGTTGGCTATGTCGATTCTGTACAGCATCCTTGCAAGTCTCATTTTCAATGCTGAGATACCAGGATCGCTAAACATGGAAGCGGGAATCTATCTGCTGTTTTCTCAATTGGCCGGCATCATTTTCCTGGTCAGTCTAAAGGACCGTATCGCAATTCTGAAAGCAGGAATAGGAATTACACTGGTACACATACTTACGGTACTATTATTTTTATTTCTTTCTTTTGAAAAATATGCTATCGCGGATATTTTGACGTTCAGTGGATATGGGGTTGTGGCTGCTTTCCTTTCATCTGTTTTAACAATTGGCCTGCTGCCATTTTTTGAAACCGGACTGGGGATATTGTCAGATACAAAACTGCTCACCTTATCCAATCCGAACCATCCTTTATTACGTAAAATATTGATAGAGGCACCGGGTACCTATCATCACAGTGTCATGGTGGCGAACCTGAGTGAAATTGCCTGCGAAGCAGCCGGAGCCAACGGACTTCTCGCGAGAGTGGCTGCCTATTATCACGATTTAGGGAAAACAGAACAGCCACATTATTTCATTGAAAACCAAATGGGTATCACCAATCCCCATGACATGCTGCAGCCAAAGCAAAGCGCTGAAATTATTATCAACCATCCATATGCAGGAGCTCATCTTCTACGAAAACACAAGTTGCCTAAAGAGATTGTTGATATCGCTGAACAACATCACGGAAAAAGTCTTTTGCAGTTTTTTTACCATAAAGCAAAAGAACAAAACAAGCAGGTGAACGAGTCGGATTATCGATATCCTGGTCCTCTACCGCAAACCAAGGAAGCGGCGATCGTTTGCATTTGTGATTCGATTGAAGCAGCTGTACGCTCCTTGAAAGAGCCGACAAATGAAAAAATAGAAGAGATCGTCACCTCGATTATTCATCAAAAGCTAATGGATGGACAGTTGAATGATGCGCCGTTAACATTCAAGGAGTTGGAGAAAATCCGTAAAGCGATTTGTGAAACGCTGAATGGTATCTTCCATTCCAGGATACAGTACCCGACAGATCAAGAAGTGAAGGAGGCAAATTAA
- a CDS encoding PhoH family protein, with translation MPEDLKTIDLQLENPNEALTLFGTEDRHLKQIEQHLNVSIVTRGEQVSVSGSPDDIQFIEEILLALLHIVRKGLTITERDVVYAVDLAKKGKIDQFETLFEDEITKNAKGKSIRVKTLGQRNYVNAIKSNDLVFGIGPAGTGKTYLAVVMAVTALKKGLVKKIILTRPAVEAGESLGFLPGDLKEKVDPYLRPLYDALHDVLGNEHTLRLIERGTIEIAPLAYMRGRTLDDAFVILDEAQNTTPAQMKMFLTRLGFGSKMVITGDITQVDLPMGVTSGLKAVEARLSSIKGIAFMYLKQSDVVRHPLVQKIIDAYEEE, from the coding sequence ATGCCTGAAGATTTAAAAACGATCGATTTACAACTCGAAAATCCAAACGAAGCACTTACTTTGTTTGGAACGGAAGATAGACATCTTAAACAAATCGAACAACACTTGAATGTATCGATTGTCACGCGCGGAGAACAGGTCAGCGTATCCGGCAGCCCGGATGATATACAGTTTATAGAGGAAATACTGCTTGCATTGCTTCATATCGTCCGCAAAGGGCTGACTATCACAGAACGAGATGTGGTATATGCTGTCGATCTCGCCAAAAAAGGTAAAATAGATCAATTTGAAACATTGTTTGAAGATGAAATCACCAAAAATGCCAAAGGAAAATCCATCAGGGTCAAAACGCTTGGGCAACGTAATTATGTCAATGCAATAAAATCAAATGATCTTGTCTTCGGGATTGGACCTGCAGGAACTGGTAAGACTTATTTGGCCGTTGTCATGGCTGTGACCGCTCTTAAAAAAGGCCTTGTCAAAAAAATTATTTTGACAAGACCAGCAGTGGAAGCAGGCGAAAGTCTTGGTTTCTTACCTGGCGATTTGAAAGAAAAAGTTGATCCGTATTTACGTCCCCTTTATGATGCCCTGCACGATGTTCTCGGTAACGAGCATACGCTGCGGCTGATTGAAAGAGGCACCATTGAAATTGCTCCTCTTGCCTATATGAGAGGCAGGACGTTGGATGATGCTTTTGTCATTCTTGATGAAGCTCAAAATACAACACCTGCCCAAATGAAAATGTTCCTAACCAGACTTGGTTTCGGCTCAAAAATGGTAATAACCGGCGATATCACCCAAGTCGATCTACCGATGGGTGTCACATCCGGCTTGAAAGCCGTCGAAGCCAGGTTGTCGTCGATTAAAGGTATTGCATTCATGTATTTAAAACAGTCCGATGTAGTCCGTCATCCACTGGTACAGAAAATAATCGATGCATATGAGGAAGAGTAA